In a single window of the Candidatus Wallbacteria bacterium genome:
- a CDS encoding DUF853 family protein: protein MKNFFLGLQIKLNKLTEEKFTLPIDDFLRHAFICGSTGAGKTVIGKILVEEAAKNGVSSILLDLKGDISSMAIPFINLMPDEVIPWFPVGKSEEEKQEESREFINNYKQKLKFFGMAQDSLKEFRRQSTFYIYTPRSRKGDKFSISELYSGPEDIENYFRQEPEIVAGMIQNMALSVLSRIYPDADPRHMMIENSFLEEIIKHLWLEKSKLEGTAGIERLIDAIKTPPFERIGKLKLDEYFPEEKRMDLVRKLNSLLLGSQRCWFEGKAISQIVKDVYESKETKVVIFNLTELDSFADKSLVVSQLAYSIYNTYRRTHSDELRLLIYLDEIGGSDNNAFFPPEPFYNIAKPALNLLLRQGRAFGVGMVLSTQNPGDIDYKGLTNCHSWFIGRLQTSEDRQKAMEGISRAEMKIEKAEDFIRDAKEGSFLVRTRSGKVHQFMERWLYSIHKIMSDEELENLKKEMQRKQEYLQAYQLFKDGSIDEAISVFRELISKNPTDPGNYFDLAEALKKNGRGAEALSTLRMAETAGISNETLSVKIGELLNAEKKYDEARDYFLKTLDLNPGNDIAHYYLGCIFHHYRDYDKALHHIAMACKNNYQQDSYWYQKAWLTYERGSYNEALNSIEAALNIVPNSEEYYLFKALVFYRLGKKEETEKILPQNICEKPLYHYIRALLELERGKKTEAEADLAAALKQDPGFVPALFEAARISFENKAYIESIQMLNKALEQEPYEPEYWYYTARILKEVRQPAKGLTCLEKALKVKEDYRFYFLQGELLEMLNKKPDAFASFGKSMEFNKKYLPATLHQIEISLSDDPQKALELCKNALKGEYAENPDLYLLKAKALLALNYTREAHQSIDENLKINSKDAEVWMFKASIFKKEANWQKMIDLYQENIKTFGDQPRFYLGILEAMISAGKTDDAVSFCDKALEVFPEDLELWEALCGIYLKLKDEDKANYCRRMISQLKG, encoded by the coding sequence ATGAAAAATTTCTTCCTGGGCCTGCAGATCAAGCTCAACAAACTTACTGAAGAGAAATTTACACTCCCTATAGACGATTTTCTACGCCATGCTTTTATCTGCGGCTCTACCGGCGCCGGAAAGACGGTGATCGGCAAGATACTGGTGGAAGAGGCGGCAAAAAACGGTGTCTCTTCGATCCTGCTCGATCTCAAGGGCGACATTTCCTCAATGGCGATTCCATTCATCAATCTGATGCCTGATGAGGTGATTCCCTGGTTCCCGGTCGGGAAATCCGAGGAAGAGAAGCAGGAGGAATCGCGGGAATTCATCAACAATTATAAACAGAAACTGAAATTTTTCGGGATGGCGCAGGATTCGCTAAAGGAGTTCCGCCGCCAGAGTACTTTTTACATTTACACACCCCGGTCCCGCAAAGGTGACAAATTCAGCATCTCAGAACTTTATTCCGGACCCGAAGACATCGAGAATTATTTCAGACAGGAGCCTGAGATAGTTGCGGGCATGATCCAGAATATGGCCCTGTCGGTCCTGAGCAGGATTTATCCGGACGCAGACCCCAGGCACATGATGATCGAAAATTCCTTTCTGGAAGAGATCATCAAGCATCTCTGGCTCGAAAAATCAAAATTGGAAGGGACAGCAGGCATCGAACGACTGATCGACGCGATTAAAACTCCTCCCTTTGAGAGAATCGGAAAACTCAAACTTGATGAGTATTTTCCAGAGGAAAAAAGGATGGATCTGGTGCGGAAACTCAATTCGCTGCTGCTGGGATCGCAGCGATGCTGGTTCGAGGGAAAGGCAATCTCGCAGATTGTGAAAGATGTTTATGAAAGCAAGGAAACCAAGGTAGTAATCTTCAACCTGACTGAGCTGGATTCTTTCGCTGATAAAAGTCTGGTAGTTTCGCAGCTGGCTTACAGTATTTACAATACATACCGGCGCACCCATTCCGATGAACTCCGGCTGCTGATTTACTTGGACGAGATTGGTGGAAGTGACAACAATGCCTTTTTTCCGCCTGAACCTTTCTACAACATTGCGAAACCTGCCTTGAATCTGCTCCTGCGTCAGGGAAGAGCTTTCGGAGTCGGAATGGTGCTGTCTACCCAGAATCCCGGGGACATCGATTACAAGGGCCTGACCAATTGCCACTCCTGGTTCATCGGGCGGCTTCAGACGAGCGAAGACCGGCAAAAGGCCATGGAAGGCATTTCCCGTGCTGAAATGAAAATCGAAAAAGCCGAGGATTTTATCAGGGATGCCAAAGAAGGGTCGTTCCTCGTGCGCACTCGTTCAGGCAAAGTCCATCAGTTCATGGAACGCTGGCTTTACAGCATCCACAAGATAATGAGCGATGAGGAACTGGAGAATCTGAAGAAGGAGATGCAGCGGAAGCAGGAATATCTCCAGGCTTATCAGCTGTTCAAGGACGGCAGCATCGACGAAGCCATCAGCGTCTTCAGGGAATTGATCAGCAAGAATCCGACAGATCCAGGGAATTATTTCGATCTGGCGGAAGCGCTGAAAAAGAACGGGCGCGGAGCGGAAGCTCTTTCAACGCTCAGGATGGCTGAAACAGCGGGAATTTCCAATGAAACACTTTCGGTCAAGATTGGAGAGCTTCTCAATGCTGAAAAAAAATACGATGAAGCCCGTGATTATTTTCTGAAAACCCTGGATCTGAACCCGGGCAACGATATCGCCCATTATTACCTGGGGTGTATTTTCCATCACTACCGCGATTACGATAAGGCACTGCATCATATCGCGATGGCCTGCAAGAATAATTATCAGCAGGACAGTTACTGGTATCAGAAAGCGTGGCTTACATATGAGCGGGGTTCATACAACGAAGCCCTGAACTCCATTGAAGCCGCCCTGAATATAGTTCCTAACTCTGAAGAATATTATCTGTTCAAGGCACTTGTGTTTTATCGTCTGGGGAAAAAGGAAGAGACTGAGAAAATTTTACCTCAGAATATTTGCGAGAAGCCTTTGTATCATTATATCCGCGCCCTGCTTGAACTGGAACGCGGGAAGAAGACCGAAGCTGAAGCAGATCTTGCAGCAGCGCTCAAACAGGACCCCGGGTTTGTTCCAGCCCTGTTTGAGGCTGCCAGGATCAGTTTCGAGAACAAGGCTTATATCGAGTCCATCCAGATGCTCAACAAGGCGCTGGAACAGGAACCATATGAACCGGAATACTGGTATTATACCGCTAGAATCCTGAAGGAAGTGCGGCAGCCGGCCAAAGGACTGACCTGCCTGGAGAAAGCCCTCAAAGTCAAGGAAGACTATCGATTTTACTTCCTGCAGGGTGAGCTTCTGGAAATGCTCAACAAGAAACCTGATGCTTTTGCCAGTTTCGGAAAATCAATGGAATTTAATAAGAAGTACCTGCCTGCAACATTGCATCAGATTGAAATTTCCCTGTCTGATGACCCTCAGAAAGCCCTTGAACTATGCAAGAATGCTCTCAAGGGAGAATATGCGGAGAATCCTGATTTGTATCTGCTTAAAGCCAAAGCCCTGCTGGCGCTTAACTATACCAGGGAAGCCCATCAGAGCATCGACGAAAATCTGAAGATCAATTCCAAAGATGCAGAAGTCTGGATGTTCAAGGCCAGTATTTTTAAGAAGGAAGCCAACTGGCAGAAAATGATTGATCTTTATCAGGAAAACATCAAGACATTCGGCGATCAACCGCGCTTTTATCTTGGAATCCTCGAAGCCATGATCAGCGCCGGGAAGACCGATGATGCGGTTTCCTTCTGCGACAAGGCCCTGGAAGTATTCCCGGAAGACCTGGAGCTGTGGGAGGCCCTTTGCGGGATTTATCTGAAGCTGAAAGACGAGGATAAGGCGAATTACTGCAGAAGAATGATCTCTCAGTTGAAAGGATGA
- a CDS encoding PepSY domain-containing protein, whose amino-acid sequence MIKFTNVVLMIMVFSIHANAEDRQKALILPKIPLSYAFAAAHGAIKAEVDPEKITLEMQGKKPVWKFNYGINGTLRQVLVDGVSGRVIKKIRLQEKSAPLRRIRKLPSTVDDTDKVLAAAKALRGDDGPALGLSLVSEQKILFWLVDFESGEVKLDGETLKLSEAGTSEVEEGL is encoded by the coding sequence ATGATTAAATTCACAAATGTTGTTTTGATGATCATGGTTTTTTCAATCCATGCGAACGCAGAAGACAGGCAGAAGGCCTTGATCCTGCCGAAAATCCCGCTGAGTTACGCCTTTGCAGCTGCACATGGCGCAATCAAGGCAGAGGTAGATCCGGAAAAGATCACACTGGAAATGCAGGGCAAAAAACCGGTCTGGAAATTTAATTACGGGATCAATGGAACTCTCAGGCAGGTCCTGGTGGACGGAGTCTCCGGCCGTGTGATAAAAAAAATCCGGCTTCAGGAAAAATCCGCACCTTTACGCAGGATCAGAAAACTGCCCTCCACAGTGGACGACACCGACAAAGTGCTGGCTGCAGCAAAAGCGCTGCGGGGTGATGATGGTCCGGCTCTGGGACTTTCGCTGGTGTCAGAGCAGAAAATCCTGTTCTGGTTGGTGGATTTCGAATCCGGAGAAGTGAAGCTGGACGGTGAAACCCTGAAGCTTTCTGAAGCCGGGACCAGCGAAGTCGAAGAGGGCCTGTAA